A stretch of Caenibius tardaugens NBRC 16725 DNA encodes these proteins:
- a CDS encoding 2-hydroxyacid dehydrogenase: MSETTQTPPAAQASSRRVTGKPRVIVTRRLLPVVEDRMSELFDVVINTEDRIMDRDALIAAMRDCDVLVPTVTDRIDGAMIEAAGDRLGLIASFGAGTEHIDVAAAWSRRIIVTNTPGVFTEDTADTAMALILTGPRRFAEGITTLRQGKWPGWGPSFMLGHRINGKRLGIIGMGRIGQAVAHRARAFGLEIVYHNRHRLPDAVENMLGARYESDLDRLIAESDILTLHCPATAETHHLLDARRIALMKPTSYLVNTARGHLIDEEALITALTHNKIGGAGLDVYAHEPEIDPRFISLSNVLALPHMASATIEGREASGEKVIANIRFWADGHRPPDQVLEGLV, translated from the coding sequence ATGAGCGAAACAACGCAAACACCGCCAGCAGCCCAGGCATCGAGTCGCCGCGTGACCGGCAAGCCCCGGGTTATTGTCACACGCAGGCTTCTGCCTGTTGTGGAAGACCGGATGAGCGAGCTGTTCGACGTGGTGATCAATACCGAAGATCGAATCATGGACCGCGATGCCCTGATTGCAGCCATGCGTGACTGCGATGTTCTGGTCCCCACGGTGACTGACCGTATCGACGGTGCCATGATCGAGGCCGCCGGTGACAGGCTTGGTCTCATTGCCAGCTTCGGTGCCGGAACTGAGCATATCGATGTAGCGGCCGCATGGTCGCGCCGCATTATCGTGACCAATACTCCTGGGGTTTTCACGGAAGATACCGCGGATACGGCCATGGCGCTTATCCTGACAGGGCCACGCCGGTTTGCGGAAGGGATCACCACCCTGCGGCAAGGCAAGTGGCCCGGCTGGGGACCATCGTTCATGCTGGGTCACCGGATTAACGGCAAGCGGCTGGGAATTATCGGCATGGGCCGCATTGGCCAGGCCGTTGCGCATCGCGCCCGGGCTTTCGGGCTGGAAATCGTCTATCACAATCGCCATCGCCTGCCTGACGCGGTGGAAAACATGCTGGGCGCGCGATACGAAAGCGATCTCGATCGTCTGATTGCAGAATCGGATATTCTTACGCTGCACTGCCCTGCGACGGCCGAAACGCATCACCTGCTTGACGCGCGCCGCATCGCTCTGATGAAACCGACGAGCTATCTGGTGAATACCGCGCGCGGCCATCTGATCGATGAAGAAGCGCTCATCACCGCCCTTACCCATAACAAGATTGGCGGTGCGGGGCTGGATGTTTATGCGCATGAACCAGAAATCGACCCCCGGTTCATTTCCCTGTCCAACGTGCTGGCTTTGCCGCACATGGCCAGCGCCACGATTGAAGGGCGCGAAGCGTCTGGTGAAAAGGTGATCGCGAACATCCGTTTCTGGGCAGACGGGCACCGTCCCCCAGATCAGGTGCTCGAAGGTCTGGTCTAG